The Catenuloplanes niger genome includes a window with the following:
- a CDS encoding PRC-barrel domain-containing protein produces the protein MSDLVRATDLLGRPVVTLGGEDVALVKDIVFASPGGRILGFTLAGRGAFAGPLSQALPWKLVHGAGRDAIMIDDGALPTRDALADRSEVHDGEVLGDVVLTDTGTALGTVTDVIVELGTEPRVVGYEIRTSEALPPAGRVGLIPLPDTMAASGEAVVVPAAITKHMADDLAAFGATVASFRARQGSTR, from the coding sequence ATGAGTGATCTCGTGCGCGCCACCGACCTCCTCGGTCGCCCCGTGGTAACGCTCGGCGGCGAGGACGTCGCCCTGGTCAAGGACATCGTGTTCGCCTCGCCCGGAGGGCGCATCCTCGGCTTCACGCTCGCCGGTCGCGGTGCCTTCGCCGGGCCGCTCAGCCAGGCGCTGCCCTGGAAGCTCGTGCACGGTGCCGGGCGGGACGCCATCATGATCGACGATGGTGCTCTTCCGACCCGCGACGCCCTGGCGGACCGCTCCGAGGTGCACGACGGCGAGGTCCTCGGCGACGTCGTGCTGACCGACACGGGAACCGCGCTCGGGACCGTCACCGATGTGATCGTCGAGCTCGGCACGGAGCCGCGGGTCGTCGGTTATGAGATTCGCACCAGCGAAGCGCTGCCGCCGGCGGGCCGTGTCGGCCTGATCCCGCTGCCCGACACGATGGCCGCGTCGGGCGAGGCGGTCGTTGTGCCGGCCGCGATCACCAAGCACATGGCCGACGACCTGGCCGCTTTCGGCGCCACCGTCGCATCGTTTCGTGCCCGGCAGGGGAGTACCCGATGA
- a CDS encoding transposase: MTAGRPPRPTDRRAGNTDLVTDPGKSPAPRSRRGCPIREYFPAFLDAFANHKDFLDSADARAILAAAPAPAGAARLTKARIAAALRRGGRKRGVDNLAIKLHAALRLPHLRQPQRVEQAMGTAALALLAALDTACANVDQLGEACAEAFAQHPDYDIITSFPRLGDLTGARVLAELGDDRNRFADARAVKAYAGSVPVTRASGRSVSITHRRIKNDRLDATGFVWAFIATTHAEPAKAHYQRRRDQGDRHAAALRGREGACGPRH, encoded by the coding sequence GTGACCGCTGGCCGGCCGCCGAGACCTACTGACCGAAGAGCCGGAAACACCGATCTTGTTACGGACCCGGGGAAATCGCCAGCTCCACGGTCCCGGCGCGGGTGTCCCATCCGCGAGTACTTCCCGGCGTTCCTTGACGCCTTTGCCAACCACAAGGACTTCCTAGACAGCGCGGACGCCCGCGCGATCCTGGCAGCCGCACCAGCGCCGGCCGGGGCCGCCAGGCTGACCAAGGCGCGGATCGCGGCCGCGCTGCGTCGCGGCGGTCGCAAGCGCGGTGTCGACAACCTCGCCATCAAGCTTCACGCGGCGCTGCGGCTGCCGCATCTGCGCCAGCCGCAGCGTGTCGAGCAGGCCATGGGCACCGCCGCGCTCGCGCTGCTCGCCGCACTGGACACCGCCTGCGCCAACGTCGACCAGCTCGGTGAAGCCTGCGCCGAAGCGTTCGCCCAGCACCCGGACTACGACATCATCACCAGCTTCCCGAGACTCGGTGACCTCACCGGCGCCCGCGTGCTGGCAGAACTCGGCGACGACCGCAACCGCTTCGCCGACGCCCGCGCGGTCAAGGCATACGCCGGATCGGTGCCGGTCACCCGCGCCTCCGGCCGCAGCGTCTCAATCACCCACCGTCGCATCAAGAACGACCGGCTCGACGCGACCGGGTTCGTCTGGGCGTTCATCGCGACCACCCACGCCGAACCCGCCAAGGCGCACTACCAACGCCGCCGAGATCAAGGCGACCGACATGCGGCCGCGCTACGCGGTCGAGAAGGAGCATGCGGACCACGGCATTGA
- the nhaA gene encoding Na+/H+ antiporter NhaA, which translates to MSGVPPRSRHLFGRRSWPEARRIAEILRAETVGGALLLGAAVLALLWANSPWSEAYRALGEVTVGPHALHLDLTLAQWAADGLLAIFFFVAGLELKREFVAGDLRDPRRAVMPIAAAAGGMAVPAIIYTVINATADGGALAGWAVPTATDIAFALAVLAVVGSHLPAALRTFLLTLAVVDDLLAIVIIAVFYTSSLQLLPLAAALIPLAVFGVLVQRRVRSWWLLLPLAVAVWALVHASGIHATVAGVLLGFLVPVVRRADGPGPGLAEHFEHRWRPISAGVAVPVFAFFAAGVSVAGAGGLGATMSDPVTIGIIAGLVAGKAVGVLAATWLVQRFTRSSLGDQLGWWDVLGLSLLAGIGFTVSLLIGELAFGAGSEKDEHARIGILAGSFASAVLATVVLRMRNRHYRRLHEIEERDADADGVPDVYQGEARS; encoded by the coding sequence ATGTCTGGTGTGCCACCACGTTCCCGTCACCTCTTCGGCCGCCGGAGTTGGCCCGAGGCCCGGCGGATCGCCGAAATCCTGCGCGCGGAGACCGTCGGTGGTGCGCTGCTGCTGGGTGCGGCGGTGCTGGCACTGCTGTGGGCGAACTCGCCCTGGTCCGAGGCGTACCGCGCGCTGGGCGAGGTCACGGTCGGCCCGCACGCGCTGCACCTGGACCTGACGCTGGCGCAGTGGGCCGCGGACGGCCTGCTGGCGATCTTTTTCTTCGTCGCCGGGCTGGAGCTCAAACGCGAGTTCGTCGCCGGTGATCTGCGTGATCCGCGCCGAGCGGTGATGCCGATCGCGGCCGCAGCGGGCGGCATGGCCGTACCGGCGATCATCTACACCGTCATCAACGCCACCGCCGACGGTGGCGCGCTGGCCGGGTGGGCGGTGCCGACCGCAACCGACATCGCCTTCGCGCTCGCCGTCCTTGCTGTCGTCGGCTCGCACCTGCCGGCCGCGCTGCGCACGTTCCTGCTCACCCTCGCCGTGGTCGACGATCTGCTCGCCATCGTGATCATCGCGGTGTTCTACACCAGCTCCCTGCAGCTGCTGCCGCTGGCCGCGGCGCTGATCCCGCTCGCGGTGTTCGGGGTTCTGGTGCAGCGGCGGGTCCGGTCGTGGTGGCTGCTGCTCCCGCTCGCGGTGGCGGTGTGGGCGCTGGTGCACGCCTCCGGCATCCACGCCACGGTCGCCGGCGTCCTGCTCGGCTTCCTCGTTCCGGTCGTCCGCCGTGCCGACGGGCCCGGGCCCGGGCTGGCGGAGCACTTCGAGCACCGGTGGCGTCCGATCTCCGCCGGGGTGGCCGTGCCGGTCTTCGCGTTCTTCGCCGCCGGTGTCTCGGTCGCCGGCGCGGGCGGGCTCGGTGCGACGATGTCCGATCCGGTCACCATCGGCATCATCGCCGGTCTGGTGGCCGGCAAGGCCGTGGGTGTGCTCGCCGCGACCTGGCTGGTGCAGCGGTTCACCCGGTCCTCGCTCGGTGACCAGCTCGGCTGGTGGGACGTGCTCGGCCTGTCGTTGCTGGCCGGGATCGGGTTCACGGTGTCGCTGCTGATCGGCGAGCTGGCGTTCGGCGCCGGCAGCGAGAAGGACGAGCACGCCCGGATCGGCATTCTGGCCGGCTCGTTCGCCTCCGCGGTGCTGGCGACCGTGGTGCTGCGGATGCGCAACCGGCACTACCGGCGGTTGCACGAGATCGAGGAACGCGACGCCGACGCCGACGGCGTGCCGGACGTGTACCAGGGTGAGGCACGCTCCTGA
- a CDS encoding glycosyltransferase — MKVLILTLGTRGDVQPFIALAHELRQRGHEAIVAAPQRFAGLAAAHGVPFSALDDGPLRVLDDGSGVEDVARGGFRGKVALMRRMPAMFGRVLDDCWQVADTGAGAGADVVVHNGQVIAGQHVAEKLGVPAVLGLPLPMYVPTREFPWPGQDVSDRLPGWLNRITYAGMRAPALMFGHTVDRWRDLLGLPRRRGRHDPALRPDGGPAPVLHAISPAVLPRPADWPATAQVTGYWFTPPAPSTGGLLDVQVRALLDSRPAPVFVGFGSMAGPDPATASRTVLEALDLVGLPGIVAGGWGGLQSFASDRHAFVAGDVPHEVVFPRCAVIVHHGGAGTTAAAARAGVPQVICPFVADQPFWGRRMHRLGVAPPPVPQTRLDALALAAAIRQATRDAGMAEAARLLGERIRAENGAAATVDALERITGTHR; from the coding sequence GTGAAGGTTCTGATTCTGACGCTGGGCACCCGCGGCGACGTGCAGCCGTTCATTGCCCTCGCCCACGAACTGCGGCAACGCGGCCACGAAGCGATCGTCGCGGCTCCGCAGCGGTTCGCCGGGCTCGCCGCCGCACACGGCGTGCCGTTCTCTGCCCTCGATGACGGGCCGCTTCGGGTGCTGGATGACGGTTCGGGGGTCGAGGACGTCGCCAGGGGCGGGTTCCGGGGGAAGGTGGCGCTCATGCGGCGGATGCCGGCGATGTTCGGCCGGGTCCTCGACGACTGCTGGCAGGTGGCCGACACCGGTGCGGGCGCGGGCGCTGATGTCGTCGTGCACAACGGCCAGGTCATCGCCGGGCAGCACGTGGCCGAGAAACTCGGCGTGCCCGCCGTGCTGGGGCTGCCGTTGCCGATGTATGTGCCGACCCGCGAGTTCCCGTGGCCCGGCCAAGACGTCTCCGATCGGCTGCCGGGTTGGCTGAACCGGATTACCTACGCCGGGATGCGCGCCCCGGCGCTGATGTTCGGCCACACCGTCGACCGGTGGCGCGACCTCCTCGGCCTGCCGCGCCGGCGTGGCCGCCATGACCCGGCGTTGCGCCCTGACGGCGGGCCGGCCCCGGTGTTGCACGCCATCAGCCCCGCGGTGCTGCCGCGCCCGGCGGACTGGCCTGCCACGGCGCAGGTCACCGGCTACTGGTTCACCCCGCCGGCTCCGTCCACCGGCGGCCTCCTTGACGTGCAGGTGCGGGCGCTGCTGGACAGCCGGCCGGCGCCGGTGTTCGTAGGGTTCGGCAGCATGGCCGGACCGGACCCGGCCACCGCTTCTCGCACCGTGCTGGAGGCGCTCGATCTGGTGGGTCTGCCCGGGATCGTGGCCGGCGGCTGGGGCGGCCTGCAATCGTTCGCCTCCGATCGGCACGCGTTCGTCGCTGGTGACGTGCCGCACGAGGTGGTGTTCCCGCGGTGCGCGGTCATCGTTCATCACGGCGGCGCCGGGACCACCGCGGCCGCTGCGCGCGCCGGCGTCCCGCAGGTGATCTGCCCGTTCGTGGCCGACCAGCCGTTCTGGGGCCGGCGCATGCACCGGCTCGGCGTCGCCCCGCCACCGGTCCCGCAGACACGCCTGGATGCCCTCGCGCTGGCCGCCGCGATCCGGCAGGCCACACGGGATGCGGGCATGGCCGAGGCGGCGCGGCTGCTCGGTGAGCGGATCAGGGCGGAGAACGGTGCCGCAGCCACCGTGGACGCGCTGGAACGCATCACCGGCACACACCGGTGA
- a CDS encoding potassium channel family protein → MADTPTAPVVVIGLGRFGTALAVELDRRGTEVLAIDGNPVVVQKLAGRLPHVVTADSTDADALHQLDITAFHRAVVAIGTDIQASILTTALLADLGIRDIWAKAINTQHAGILSRVGAHHVVFPENDMGERVAHLLSGRILDYVEVDADFAVIKTKAPRDVVGVPLRESKLRSRWGVTVVAVKPQAPAPGATRGFTYATPDTVLAYGDIVLVVGAIDKVERFAETD, encoded by the coding sequence TTGGCTGACACACCCACCGCCCCCGTCGTTGTCATCGGACTCGGCCGATTCGGCACCGCCCTCGCCGTCGAACTAGACCGCCGGGGCACCGAAGTCCTCGCCATCGACGGTAACCCCGTCGTCGTGCAGAAGCTCGCCGGGCGGCTGCCGCACGTGGTCACCGCGGACAGCACCGACGCCGATGCCCTGCACCAGCTCGACATCACCGCCTTCCACCGCGCGGTCGTCGCCATCGGCACCGACATCCAGGCCAGCATCCTGACCACCGCGCTACTGGCCGACCTCGGCATCCGCGACATCTGGGCCAAAGCCATCAACACCCAGCACGCCGGCATCCTGTCCCGCGTCGGCGCCCACCACGTCGTCTTCCCGGAGAACGACATGGGCGAACGCGTCGCCCACCTGCTCTCCGGCCGGATCCTCGACTACGTCGAAGTCGACGCGGACTTCGCCGTCATCAAGACCAAAGCACCCCGCGACGTCGTCGGCGTCCCGCTGCGCGAATCGAAGCTTCGCAGCCGCTGGGGTGTCACCGTCGTCGCCGTCAAACCGCAGGCACCGGCACCCGGTGCCACACGTGGGTTCACCTACGCCACACCGGACACCGTGCTGGCCTACGGCGACATCGTCCTCGTCGTAGGCGCCATCGACAAGGTAGAACGATTCGCCGAAACCGACTGA
- a CDS encoding ABC transporter substrate-binding protein: MTPKRTVAVAAVMVLAAAGLAACGGDDGGSGPDGKVTMQFWHNATTGPGAAFWEKTVADFQTARPNVTIEIQQVQNEDLDGKLQTALNSGSAPDIFLQRGGGKMTAMVEAGQLKDITGEISAETTQAVGDAALGTGEVDGKVYAVPVSIMPGGFWYSKNLFAEAGITTPPTTIDELNTAVTKLKAIGAPIALGGKDAWPAAHWFYFFALRACNQVSLDAAAKQKDFSDPCWTKAGNDLKAFADTEPFNDGFLTTSAQQGAGSSAGLVANYKASMELMGAWNPGVLGSLTKDQKPMPDLGFFPFPAVPGGQGDPAAIMGGAGGYSCSAEAPKECVQFLDYLVTKNVQVEQYKAFNSLPITKEAQSAVTEDYLKAVLDAYNKAPYVSQWLDTVYGQNVGNALNLGVVNLLAGKGDVAGIITAVNDAAKKD, translated from the coding sequence ATGACTCCGAAGAGGACCGTCGCAGTAGCCGCCGTGATGGTGCTGGCCGCCGCCGGTCTGGCCGCCTGCGGGGGTGACGACGGTGGGTCCGGGCCGGACGGCAAGGTCACGATGCAGTTCTGGCACAACGCCACGACCGGGCCCGGCGCGGCGTTCTGGGAGAAGACCGTCGCCGACTTCCAAACCGCCCGTCCGAACGTCACGATCGAGATCCAGCAGGTGCAGAACGAGGACCTCGACGGCAAGCTCCAGACCGCGCTCAACTCCGGCTCGGCGCCCGACATCTTCCTCCAGCGCGGCGGCGGGAAGATGACCGCGATGGTGGAGGCGGGCCAGCTCAAGGACATCACCGGCGAGATCAGTGCCGAGACCACGCAGGCCGTGGGGGACGCCGCCCTGGGGACCGGCGAGGTGGACGGCAAGGTCTACGCCGTACCCGTGTCGATCATGCCCGGGGGTTTCTGGTACAGCAAGAACCTGTTCGCCGAGGCCGGGATCACCACGCCCCCGACCACGATCGACGAGCTGAACACCGCGGTGACCAAGCTCAAGGCGATCGGCGCCCCGATCGCACTCGGCGGTAAGGATGCCTGGCCGGCGGCCCACTGGTTCTACTTCTTCGCCCTGCGCGCGTGCAATCAGGTCTCGCTCGACGCCGCCGCGAAGCAGAAGGACTTCAGCGATCCCTGCTGGACCAAGGCCGGCAACGACCTCAAGGCGTTCGCCGACACCGAGCCGTTCAACGACGGCTTCCTGACCACCTCCGCCCAGCAGGGCGCGGGCAGCTCGGCAGGCCTGGTCGCCAATTACAAAGCCAGCATGGAGCTGATGGGCGCCTGGAACCCGGGCGTGCTCGGCTCGCTGACCAAGGATCAGAAGCCGATGCCCGATCTGGGCTTCTTCCCCTTCCCCGCGGTCCCGGGCGGTCAGGGTGACCCGGCGGCCATCATGGGCGGCGCGGGTGGCTACTCCTGCTCGGCCGAGGCGCCCAAGGAGTGCGTCCAGTTCCTCGACTACCTCGTTACCAAGAACGTGCAGGTCGAGCAGTACAAGGCCTTCAACTCGCTGCCGATCACCAAGGAGGCGCAGAGCGCCGTCACCGAGGACTACCTCAAGGCGGTGCTCGACGCCTACAACAAGGCGCCCTACGTCTCCCAGTGGCTCGACACCGTCTACGGCCAGAACGTGGGCAACGCGCTGAATCTCGGTGTGGTGAACCTGCTGGCCGGCAAGGGAGACGTCGCCGGGATCATCACGGCCGTCAACGACGCGGCGAAGAAGGACTGA
- a CDS encoding TrkH family potassium uptake protein — translation MPSRAAASARFGAVFVGRAVPQRMLTGRGRAILAGSARAWRRRADRFRHPAQVITVGFGATVAAGTGLLSLPWATTADEPASLVDALFTATSAVCVTGLATVDTGTHWSPFGQTVILLLIQTGGLGIMTLATMLTLLLSRRLGLRARFLAQAETKSLSLHDVRGLVRRIVLFSLGIEALVAVVLTVRLVAGYGLAPSDALYSGVFHAVSAFNNAGFSIHADGLVRYADDAWICLTVAAAVIVGGLGFPVVFELTRGWRRPSRWSVMTRITVTLTAVLLATGTAVFTAAEWTNTRTLGALDLGDRLLAGFFASAMARTAGFNSVDIGAMRPESLLATDVLMFIGGGSAGTAGGIKVTTFGVLAFMLWSEVRGQAHVNAGRRRIPATNQRQALAIALLSVGAVVTATFTLLAVTTHTLDAVLFETISAFATVGLSTGITADLPTEAQLLLVALMFTGRIGPLTLASALALRDRDQRYELPEERTIVG, via the coding sequence GTGCCGTCGCGCGCTGCGGCGAGTGCCAGATTCGGCGCTGTCTTCGTCGGGCGCGCTGTGCCGCAGCGGATGCTGACCGGGCGCGGACGCGCGATCCTTGCCGGGTCAGCACGCGCGTGGCGGCGGCGAGCCGACCGGTTCCGGCATCCCGCGCAGGTGATCACGGTCGGGTTCGGTGCGACCGTCGCGGCCGGCACCGGGTTGCTGAGCCTGCCGTGGGCGACCACGGCGGACGAGCCCGCGTCGCTGGTCGACGCGTTGTTCACGGCGACGTCCGCAGTGTGTGTGACGGGTTTGGCCACGGTCGACACCGGCACCCACTGGTCACCGTTCGGTCAGACAGTCATTCTGCTGCTGATCCAGACCGGCGGCCTGGGGATCATGACGCTGGCCACGATGCTGACCCTGCTGCTGTCACGCCGGCTGGGGTTGCGCGCGAGGTTCCTGGCGCAGGCGGAGACGAAGAGCCTCAGCCTGCACGATGTGCGCGGGCTGGTGCGCCGCATCGTGCTGTTCAGCCTCGGCATTGAAGCGCTCGTCGCGGTGGTGCTGACCGTCCGGCTGGTCGCCGGCTACGGGCTCGCGCCGTCGGATGCGCTCTACAGCGGAGTGTTCCATGCGGTGTCCGCGTTCAACAACGCCGGTTTCTCCATCCACGCCGACGGGCTGGTTCGCTACGCCGACGATGCGTGGATCTGCCTGACCGTAGCCGCGGCGGTCATCGTCGGTGGTCTCGGCTTCCCGGTCGTCTTCGAGCTCACCCGTGGATGGCGGCGCCCGAGCCGCTGGTCGGTGATGACCCGCATCACCGTCACGCTGACCGCCGTCCTGCTCGCTACGGGCACGGCCGTGTTCACCGCGGCGGAATGGACGAACACCCGTACCCTCGGCGCACTCGACCTCGGTGACCGGCTGCTGGCCGGGTTCTTCGCGTCCGCGATGGCGCGAACTGCCGGGTTCAACAGCGTCGACATCGGCGCGATGCGCCCGGAGAGCTTGCTCGCCACGGACGTGCTGATGTTCATCGGCGGCGGCAGCGCCGGCACCGCGGGCGGGATCAAAGTCACTACGTTCGGTGTGCTGGCCTTCATGCTGTGGTCGGAGGTCCGCGGCCAGGCCCACGTCAACGCCGGGCGCCGCCGCATCCCCGCCACCAACCAACGGCAAGCCCTCGCGATCGCCCTGCTCAGCGTCGGCGCGGTGGTCACCGCCACCTTCACCCTGCTCGCCGTGACCACGCACACCCTCGACGCGGTGCTGTTCGAGACGATCTCGGCGTTCGCGACCGTCGGTCTGTCCACCGGCATCACCGCGGACCTCCCCACCGAGGCCCAACTGCTGCTGGTGGCCCTGATGTTCACCGGGCGGATCGGCCCACTCACTCTGGCCTCCGCGCTCGCGCTACGCGACCGTGACCAGCGCTACGAACTGCCCGAGGAGAGAACCATCGTTGGCTGA
- a CDS encoding carbohydrate ABC transporter permease, translating into MAQSRWGNPIVYAAALMLIGVMLGPVLYIIIGGFRTNSQITTDPAGFPDPWVLSNYTDVLTGDTFWRQVGNSAIAALATTVGVVVLGVMASYVLARYRFRGRGAMYALFAAGLMFPATVAITPLYILVKNLGLVNTLPGVVLPQIAFGLPTTIIILVPFLQAIPKEIEEAAAIDRCSRLGFLWRMVLPLSVPGLITTGILAFIGSWNSYLLPLFILNDQDGFTLPLGVQAFSSQYSVDTAKVLAFTSLSMIPALVFFSLFERRIVGGLTGAVKG; encoded by the coding sequence ATGGCGCAATCCCGCTGGGGCAACCCCATCGTGTACGCCGCCGCGCTGATGCTGATCGGCGTCATGCTCGGACCGGTGCTCTACATCATCATCGGCGGGTTCCGGACCAACTCGCAGATCACCACCGACCCGGCAGGGTTTCCCGACCCGTGGGTGCTCAGCAATTACACCGACGTGCTGACCGGCGACACCTTCTGGCGCCAGGTCGGCAACTCAGCGATCGCCGCGCTCGCCACCACCGTCGGCGTCGTCGTGCTCGGCGTCATGGCCAGTTACGTCCTGGCCCGCTACCGGTTCCGCGGCCGGGGAGCGATGTACGCCCTGTTCGCCGCCGGGCTGATGTTTCCCGCGACGGTCGCCATCACGCCCCTCTACATCCTGGTGAAGAACCTCGGGCTGGTGAACACGCTGCCCGGCGTCGTCCTGCCGCAGATCGCCTTCGGCCTGCCCACGACGATCATCATCCTGGTCCCGTTCCTCCAGGCGATCCCGAAGGAGATCGAGGAGGCCGCCGCCATCGACCGGTGCAGCCGGCTGGGATTCCTCTGGCGGATGGTGCTCCCGCTCTCGGTGCCCGGCCTGATCACCACCGGGATCCTCGCGTTCATCGGCAGCTGGAACAGCTATCTCCTACCGTTGTTCATCCTCAACGACCAGGACGGCTTCACGCTGCCGCTGGGCGTGCAGGCCTTCTCCTCGCAGTATTCCGTGGACACCGCGAAGGTGCTGGCCTTCACCTCGTTGTCGATGATCCCGGCACTGGTCTTCTTCAGCCTCTTCGAGCGCCGCATCGTCGGCGGGCTCACCGGCGCGGTCAAGGGGTGA
- a CDS encoding carbohydrate ABC transporter permease — protein MTITETGGRARNRGGDVQAPPPLRPRRRGIGWAQRLEVVLLTGPAILMFVGFVIFPILMAAYYGFYRWKGFGPPTNFVGLDNYVTILQDAAFREALWHNGIILVLSLVLQAPVALGFALLLNQKIRGQSIIRVLIFVPYVIAEVIVGTAWSLMLQTTGAVNDVLRSIGLDRFAADWLADPRLAIWSLMLILTWKYVGFAVILFLAGMQNIPQELSEAAAVDGASYWQTQWRITLPLLGPTLRIWAFLSIIGSLQVFDLVYIIWGQYVASTAGTSTMATYMVVEGRNAGNYGFGNAVAVVLFLISMIIALLYQRFVLRRDTEGALTEGR, from the coding sequence GTGACGATCACCGAGACCGGTGGTCGCGCACGGAACAGGGGCGGGGACGTACAGGCGCCGCCCCCGCTCCGTCCCCGACGGCGCGGCATCGGCTGGGCGCAACGGCTGGAGGTCGTGCTGCTGACCGGCCCGGCGATCCTGATGTTCGTCGGGTTCGTGATCTTTCCGATCCTGATGGCCGCCTACTACGGCTTCTACCGATGGAAGGGTTTCGGGCCGCCGACCAACTTCGTCGGCCTCGACAACTACGTCACCATCCTCCAGGACGCCGCGTTCCGCGAAGCGCTGTGGCACAACGGCATCATCCTCGTGCTGTCGCTGGTCCTCCAGGCGCCGGTGGCCCTCGGCTTCGCCCTGCTGCTCAACCAGAAGATCCGCGGCCAGTCGATCATCCGGGTGCTGATCTTCGTGCCGTACGTGATCGCCGAGGTCATCGTCGGCACGGCCTGGAGCCTGATGCTGCAGACCACCGGCGCGGTCAACGACGTGCTCCGCTCGATCGGACTGGACCGGTTCGCCGCAGATTGGCTGGCCGACCCGCGGCTGGCCATCTGGTCCCTGATGCTGATCCTCACCTGGAAATACGTCGGGTTCGCGGTGATCCTGTTCCTGGCCGGCATGCAGAACATCCCGCAGGAACTGTCGGAGGCTGCGGCGGTGGACGGCGCCTCCTACTGGCAGACCCAGTGGCGGATCACCCTGCCGCTGCTCGGGCCGACCCTGCGGATCTGGGCGTTCCTGTCGATCATCGGCTCGCTCCAGGTGTTCGACCTGGTCTACATCATCTGGGGCCAGTACGTCGCCTCGACCGCCGGCACTTCGACGATGGCGACGTACATGGTCGTCGAGGGCCGCAACGCGGGCAACTACGGGTTCGGCAACGCGGTGGCGGTCGTGCTCTTCCTCATCTCCATGATCATCGCGCTGCTCTACCAGCGTTTCGTGCTGCGCCGGGACACCGAGGGCGCGCTTACCGAGGGGCGATAA
- a CDS encoding PRC-barrel domain-containing protein, with protein MTRYSGIHGLGIVDTGNATTVARVDGIIIDPVTATVVAIEARAGRSHSAVHWPDIAGFGDAVTVASPGAIRPADGRAAELRGARHDLLRKRVLTDAGDEIGRVVDIDFDPRTGTVTGLVTDNGTVDGARLMGCGSYAVVVRGR; from the coding sequence ATGACCCGCTACTCCGGTATTCACGGCCTTGGCATCGTCGACACCGGCAACGCCACTACGGTCGCACGGGTCGACGGCATCATCATCGATCCGGTGACCGCGACCGTGGTGGCCATCGAGGCACGCGCCGGCCGAAGCCACAGCGCCGTGCACTGGCCGGACATCGCCGGTTTCGGCGACGCGGTCACGGTGGCGTCGCCCGGCGCGATCCGGCCCGCCGACGGGCGCGCCGCCGAGCTGCGCGGCGCCCGGCACGATCTGCTGCGGAAGCGTGTCCTGACTGATGCGGGGGACGAGATCGGGCGCGTGGTCGACATCGACTTCGATCCGCGCACCGGGACGGTCACCGGGCTGGTGACCGACAACGGCACGGTCGACGGTGCCCGGCTGATGGGCTGCGGCTCCTACGCCGTCGTCGTGCGCGGACGCTGA
- a CDS encoding DUF421 domain-containing protein — MLLQLTGTWLSVRSTVTRRLLKSDPTLLAHRGRMLTAAMRRQRVTEAELSQAVRTQGMGNLSGVAAVVLETDGTLSVVPMAQLGDGGVLTGVDRGGEADTDFG, encoded by the coding sequence GTGCTCCTCCAGCTGACCGGCACCTGGCTGTCGGTGCGGTCGACGGTGACGCGCCGGCTGCTGAAGTCCGATCCGACCCTGCTGGCGCACCGCGGCCGGATGCTGACCGCAGCGATGAGGCGGCAGCGGGTCACCGAGGCCGAACTCTCACAGGCCGTCCGCACGCAGGGTATGGGCAATCTGTCCGGGGTCGCCGCAGTGGTGCTCGAGACCGACGGGACGCTCAGCGTGGTGCCGATGGCTCAGCTCGGGGACGGTGGCGTACTCACCGGTGTGGACAGGGGCGGAGAGGCCGACACGGATTTCGGATGA